The nucleotide sequence TGGGCATTAGTGTGAATACCGTCCGGCGCTGTATTGACCGTTATCTTAACAATGGAATTAACCTTGCCATATTTGATGACGAGCGTTCCGGCAGACCAGTTGAGATTACTGACGATGCAAAAGCATGGATTGTCAGTATAGCCTGCCAAAAACCCTGTGACCCTGGCTATGCTGCAGAATTATGGACACTGGCTGCGTTGCACAGACATATACAGGCATATGCTGAAGAAGCCGGCTATCCACGCTTAAAGACAGTTACCAAACCATGGCTCCAAAAATATCTCAAAAAGATGGATATAAAACCATTCAGGATCAAGTATTATCTTGAACGGAAAGACCCTGATTTTGAGAATAAGATGCATGACGTCCTCCTGGTCTATAAGCAGGTCGAGATGCAGTTTGGCATTGATGGGAATATCATCATACCGGAAAACGGGCATTTGACACATACTGTTTCATATGATGAAAAACCCGGCATCCAGGCTGTTGCCAACAAATATCCCGACCATACCCCGACAGAGGAAAAAGGTTATGTCCGCCGGGATTATGAGTATGTGCGGCTTGGGACGCTGTCACTGCCTGCAGGTATTGACCTTTTGACAGGGGAGGCAATTCCATTGGTCAGCCAGACACACAAAAGTTCTGATTTTATCGAGTTTCTAAAGATTCTTGATGTAAAATACCCGGAGGGTGACACAATACGGCTGATACTGGACAACCACTCAGCCCATACTTCAAAGGAAACCCAACAGTTTCTTGCAACGTTACCCGAAGGCCGTTTTTTGTTTGTATTTACCCCGACACACACTTCATGGCTGAATATGATTGAAAGCTTTTTCAGCAAAATGACAAAGCAGATGTTAAAAGGCATCCGCGTCAATTCAAAGGAGGAACTGTCGGAGCGGAT is from Lachnospiraceae bacterium JLR.KK002 and encodes:
- a CDS encoding IS630 family transposase; translation: MPALSYSITISDEERDYLKSLIKARTIQAQVVDRARILLWKSEARTDKAIADGLGISVNTVRRCIDRYLNNGINLAIFDDERSGRPVEITDDAKAWIVSIACQKPCDPGYAAELWTLAALHRHIQAYAEEAGYPRLKTVTKPWLQKYLKKMDIKPFRIKYYLERKDPDFENKMHDVLLVYKQVEMQFGIDGNIIIPENGHLTHTVSYDEKPGIQAVANKYPDHTPTEEKGYVRRDYEYVRLGTLSLPAGIDLLTGEAIPLVSQTHKSSDFIEFLKILDVKYPEGDTIRLILDNHSAHTSKETQQFLATLPEGRFLFVFTPTHTSWLNMIESFFSKMTKQMLKGIRVNSKEELSERIYRYFDEINADPIVYHWTYKMDEINPDEAATI